Proteins co-encoded in one Ziziphus jujuba cultivar Dongzao chromosome 9, ASM3175591v1 genomic window:
- the LOC107428012 gene encoding membrane-anchored ubiquitin-fold protein 4 isoform X1 has protein sequence MPEEDLIELKFRLYDGSDIGPFRYSPAATVSMLKERIVAEWPKGDKKIAPKVANDIKLINAGKILENSKTVGQCRAPFGELPRGVITMHVVVQPSLAKAKTEKKVDEVPRKSICSCTIL, from the exons ATGCCGGAGGAGGACCTTATTGAGCTCAAGTTCCGACTCTATGATGGTTCGGATATTGGTCCATTCCGATACTCACCGGCCGCAACTGTCTCAATGCTCAAAGAGAGAATTGTGGCTGAGTGGCCGAAAGGTG ATAAAAAGATCGCACCCAAAGTTGCAAATGACATAAAACTGATTAATGCTGGAAAGATTTTGGAAAACAGCAAGACTGTTGGCCAATGTAGAGCACCGTTTGGAGAGCTTCCAAGAGGAGTAATCACCATGCATGTTGTGGTGCAGCCATCTTTGGCAAAAGCAAAAACAG AAAAGAAGGTTGATGAAGTCCCAAGGAAAAGCATTTGTTCGTGTACCATATTGTAA
- the LOC107428012 gene encoding membrane-anchored ubiquitin-fold protein 4 isoform X2, with protein sequence MPEEDLIELKFRLYDGSDIGPFRYSPAATVSMLKERIVAEWPKDKKIAPKVANDIKLINAGKILENSKTVGQCRAPFGELPRGVITMHVVVQPSLAKAKTEKKVDEVPRKSICSCTIL encoded by the exons ATGCCGGAGGAGGACCTTATTGAGCTCAAGTTCCGACTCTATGATGGTTCGGATATTGGTCCATTCCGATACTCACCGGCCGCAACTGTCTCAATGCTCAAAGAGAGAATTGTGGCTGAGTGGCCGAAAG ATAAAAAGATCGCACCCAAAGTTGCAAATGACATAAAACTGATTAATGCTGGAAAGATTTTGGAAAACAGCAAGACTGTTGGCCAATGTAGAGCACCGTTTGGAGAGCTTCCAAGAGGAGTAATCACCATGCATGTTGTGGTGCAGCCATCTTTGGCAAAAGCAAAAACAG AAAAGAAGGTTGATGAAGTCCCAAGGAAAAGCATTTGTTCGTGTACCATATTGTAA